The Labrys wisconsinensis genome has a window encoding:
- a CDS encoding IS5 family transposase yields MRGGDERSGELFSYVDLEARVRRDHPLRVIRVIVNETLSALGSEFAALYSGMGRPSIPPEKLLRAMLLQAFHSIRSERQLMERLEYDLLFRWFVGIGVDEAAWDHSTFSKNRDRLLAGEIAAKFLSAVLAQRQVKQLLSTDHFSVDGTLIQAWASMKSIKPKEGSSEPPKDGGGRNADADFHGQRRTNETHASTTDPDARLYRKGAGKEARLCFMGHGLMENRHGLIVDACLTQADGQAERVAALHMIEPWADRSNAITLGADKAYDAQDFVNELRSMKVTPHVAQNANGRRSAIDGRTTRHTGYAVSQRIRKRIEEAFGWIKTVAGQAKTRFRGRERVGWAFVFAAAAYNLARLPKLVVAPT; encoded by the coding sequence GTGCGTGGCGGCGACGAGCGATCCGGTGAGCTGTTCAGCTACGTGGATCTGGAGGCGCGGGTGCGTCGGGATCATCCGCTGCGGGTGATCCGGGTGATTGTGAACGAAACGCTGTCCGCGCTCGGATCGGAGTTCGCGGCGCTGTATTCTGGGATGGGCAGGCCGTCGATACCGCCGGAGAAGCTGCTCCGGGCGATGCTGCTGCAGGCCTTCCACTCGATCCGCTCGGAGCGGCAGCTGATGGAACGGCTGGAGTACGACTTGTTGTTCCGCTGGTTCGTGGGGATCGGGGTCGACGAGGCGGCGTGGGACCATTCGACCTTCTCGAAGAACCGTGACCGGCTGCTGGCGGGCGAGATTGCGGCGAAGTTCCTGTCTGCGGTGCTGGCTCAACGCCAAGTGAAGCAACTTCTGTCGACGGACCACTTCTCGGTCGACGGCACGCTGATCCAGGCCTGGGCTTCGATGAAGAGCATCAAGCCAAAGGAGGGTTCGAGCGAGCCGCCGAAGGACGGGGGTGGACGCAACGCGGACGCGGACTTTCATGGTCAAAGGCGGACCAACGAGACACATGCCTCGACCACCGATCCGGATGCTCGACTCTACCGCAAGGGCGCGGGCAAGGAGGCGAGGCTGTGCTTCATGGGCCATGGCCTGATGGAGAACCGCCACGGCCTCATCGTCGATGCCTGTCTGACGCAGGCGGATGGGCAGGCTGAGCGGGTGGCGGCTCTGCACATGATCGAGCCATGGGCCGACCGGTCGAACGCGATCACGCTGGGGGCCGACAAGGCCTATGACGCACAGGACTTCGTCAATGAGTTGCGCTCGATGAAGGTCACGCCGCATGTGGCGCAGAATGCGAATGGCCGCCGGTCCGCCATCGACGGGCGCACGACGCGGCATACGGGCTACGCCGTCAGCCAGCGCATCCGCAAACGCATCGAGGAGGCCTTCGGCTGGATCAAGACCGTTGCCGGCCAGGCCAAGACCCGGTTCCGGGGGCGCGAGCGCGTCGGATGGGCTTTCGTGTTCGCAGCCGCCGCCTACAACCTGGCGCGGCTGCCCAAGCTCGTGGTGGCTCCGACATGA
- a CDS encoding lysozyme: MPRHVIDAVRAKLEQFEGLRLTAYRDAVGVLTIGYGHTGPDVRPGLTIDRARADQLLAQDLAEAESAVSRLVKVPLSDNQFGALVSFAFNVGTSGFAGSTLLKKLNAGNYDAVPGELAKWNKGTVNGKKVAIPGLTNRRAAEAGIWAAGAHVSSNYVPATPTPAGSWLAKPETIAGGVSVATAVAGAANNGGPIAWAVAAVITGTLIVAAIHFIRRLRESAS, translated from the coding sequence ATGCCCCGCCACGTCATCGATGCCGTCCGCGCCAAGCTCGAGCAGTTCGAGGGGCTGCGGCTCACCGCCTATCGCGACGCAGTCGGCGTCCTGACGATCGGCTATGGCCACACCGGGCCCGACGTCCGGCCGGGTCTCACCATCGACCGCGCGCGGGCCGACCAGTTGCTGGCGCAGGACCTCGCCGAGGCCGAGAGCGCTGTGTCGCGCCTGGTCAAGGTGCCCCTCTCCGACAATCAGTTCGGTGCCCTCGTCTCCTTCGCCTTCAACGTCGGCACCAGCGGTTTCGCCGGCTCAACGCTGCTCAAGAAGCTGAACGCCGGAAACTATGACGCCGTGCCTGGCGAACTTGCGAAGTGGAACAAGGGCACGGTCAACGGCAAGAAGGTCGCGATCCCCGGCCTGACGAACCGCCGCGCAGCCGAGGCTGGCATCTGGGCGGCCGGAGCGCATGTCTCGTCCAACTACGTCCCTGCCACGCCAACCCCGGCGGGCAGCTGGCTTGCCAAGCCGGAGACGATCGCCGGCGGTGTCTCGGTCGCCACGGCGGTTGCCGGCGCCGCAAACAATGGCGGGCCGATCGCCTGGGCGGTCGCGGCCGTCATCACCGGCACCCTGATCGTCGCCGCGATCCACTTCATCCGGCGCCTGCGGGAGAGCGCGTCGTGA